The Spodoptera frugiperda isolate SF20-4 chromosome 9, AGI-APGP_CSIRO_Sfru_2.0, whole genome shotgun sequence genome contains a region encoding:
- the LOC118279093 gene encoding uncharacterized protein LOC118279093, which translates to MATQPKPQPEVVELATVTVSSRIPEFWSDQPRLWFVQCEAVLGPQKLSDEARFNLVVTKLGKEVVQQVSDILLKPPETKKFEALKTRLLSVYEESETRQFQKLLGEMELGDQKPSQLLRRMKDLARDKVPDETLRLMWQGHLPSPVRAVLAVTEVTNLDNLAVIADKVIETSKPLQVSEVQTASNTNNDQSYIIAELAKLSMKIRDMERGRNRVRNFNRPFNRRQSRSMSRGRNLSRRTPDSPDWLCHYHFKFHNRARKCVEPCAWKKNEQNKGN; encoded by the coding sequence ATGGCCACTCAACCAAAGCCGCAACCTGAGGTCGTGGAACTAGCCACTGTGACTGTATCATCCAGAATCCCTGAATTTTGGAGCGACCAGCCTCGCCTCTGGTTTGTGCAGTGTGAGGCAGTCCTAGGCCCACAGAAACTTAGCGACGAAGCACGTTTCAACCTCGTTGTTACAAAACTCGGGAAGGAAGTAGTGCAACAAGTCAGTGACATTCTGTTGAAACCacctgaaacaaaaaagttCGAAGCGCTGAAGACCCGTCTTTTGTCTGTGTATGAGGAGTCTGAAACACGGCAATTCCAGAAGCTTCTCGGTGAGATGGAGTTAGGCGACCAGAAGCCTTCGCAGCTTTTGCGCCGCATGAAAGATCTCGCGCGTGACAAAGTTCCTGATGAGACGCTGCGTTTGATGTGGCAAGGTCATCTTCCATCACCAGTCAGAGCCGTACTCGCTGTCACCGAGGTCACAAATTTGGACAATCTCGCCGTGATTGCCGATAAGGTAATAGAAACTTCAAAACCGCTGCAAGTATCGGAAGTTCAAACTGCGTCCAATACGAACAATGACCAATCTTATATTATAGCTGAATTAGCTAAACTCAGCATGAAGATCAGGGACATGGAGAGAGGCAGAAATAGAGTTCGAAATTTTAATAGACCATTTAATCGGAGACAGTCTCGATCAATGTCACGCGGACGTAACCTGAGCCGTCGTACACCTGACTCGCCGGATTGGTTGTGtcattatcattttaaatttcataatcGAGCAAGGAAATGCGTAGAGCCGTGCGCATGGAAAAAGAATGAACAAAACAAGGGAAACTGA